From Sceloporus undulatus isolate JIND9_A2432 ecotype Alabama chromosome 6, SceUnd_v1.1, whole genome shotgun sequence, one genomic window encodes:
- the TIPIN gene encoding TIMELESS-interacting protein isoform X1, with translation MIDPIEVNLFDLPDYEDIQDERFLPLPPPDSPGGDAEASLGNGEPEGNKSSQSKDSSGAARRAVKRPLPKLDAQRLISERGLPALRSMFDNIKFKGKGHEEADLQTLIRHMEHWAHRLFPKLQFEDFVDRVERLGNKKPVQACLKRIRLDLPILHEDFTTNEGEEAGNNRLDVATEELDVFSEIQNTREGCSSPVNTKLTEEQQERIERNRQLALERRQAKMQLDSQSQEHELPVTQPSEECEGQEPESVATLETENVPFQTSTKMQTESMEDDK, from the exons ATGATAGACCCCATAGAAGTCAATTTGTTTGATCTTCCTGACTACGAAGACATCCAGGACGAGAGGTTCCTGCCTCTGCCGCCCCCCGACTCTCCAGGAGGAGATGCTGAAGCCAGCCTAGGCAACGGAG AGCCAGAGGGAAACAAATCGTCACAAAGCAAGGATTCCTCTGGGGCAGCCAGGAGAGCCGTGAAAAGGCCATTGCCTAAACTAGATGCTCAGAG GCTAATTTCAGAGCGAGGACTTCCAGCTTTGCGGAGTATGTTTGATAATATCAAGTTCAAAGGGAAAGGTCATGAG GAAGCGGACCTGCAAACACTTATAAGACACATGGAGCACTGGGCTCACAGGCTCTTTCCTAAACTTCAGTTTGAAGACTTTGTTGACAGAGTAGAAAGGCTGGGAAATAAAAAGCCAGTTCAG GCATGCTTAAAGCGAATTAGACTTGATCTACCTATTTTACATGAAGACTTCACAACTAATGAAG GTGAAGAAGCAGGAAACAACAGGCTTGATGTTGCCACTGAAGAACTAGATGTATTTTCTGAAATCCAGAATACAAGGGAAGGCTGTAGTTCACCTGTAAATACTAAGCTAACAGAGGAGCAACAGGAGAGAATCGAAAGGAACAGGCAGTTGGCCCTTGAAAGAAGACAAGCGAAAATGCAGCTGGACAGTCAGTCGCAAGAACATG AGCTGCCTGTTACTCAGCCGAGTGAAGAATGCGAAGGTCAGGAGCCAGAAAGTGTGGCCACactagaaacagaaaatgttcCTTTCCAAACTTCTACGAAGATGCAGACTGAGAGTATGGAAGATGACAAATGA
- the TIPIN gene encoding TIMELESS-interacting protein isoform X2: MIERNCDGRNALQRAKCEASYQAEDYKQSCFSGGKMIDPIEVNLFDLPDYEDIQDERFLPLPPPDSPGGDAEASLGNGEPEGNKSSQSKDSSGAARRAVKRPLPKLDAQRLISERGLPALRSMFDNIKFKGKGHEEADLQTLIRHMEHWAHRLFPKLQFEDFVDRVERLGNKKPVQACLKRIRLDLPILHEDFTTNEGEEAGNNRLDVATEELDVFSEIQNTREGCSSPVNTKLTEEQQERIERNRQLALERRQAKMQLDSQSQEHELPVTQPSEECEGQEPESVATLETENVPFQTSTKMQTESMEDDK, from the exons ATGATTGAAAGGAATTGTGATGGAAGAAATGCCCTGCAAAGAGCCAAATGCGAAGCCAGTTATCAAGCAGAGGACTACA AACAGAGCTGCTTTTCTGGAGGCAAGATGATAGACCCCATAGAAGTCAATTTGTTTGATCTTCCTGACTACGAAGACATCCAGGACGAGAGGTTCCTGCCTCTGCCGCCCCCCGACTCTCCAGGAGGAGATGCTGAAGCCAGCCTAGGCAACGGAG AGCCAGAGGGAAACAAATCGTCACAAAGCAAGGATTCCTCTGGGGCAGCCAGGAGAGCCGTGAAAAGGCCATTGCCTAAACTAGATGCTCAGAG GCTAATTTCAGAGCGAGGACTTCCAGCTTTGCGGAGTATGTTTGATAATATCAAGTTCAAAGGGAAAGGTCATGAG GAAGCGGACCTGCAAACACTTATAAGACACATGGAGCACTGGGCTCACAGGCTCTTTCCTAAACTTCAGTTTGAAGACTTTGTTGACAGAGTAGAAAGGCTGGGAAATAAAAAGCCAGTTCAG GCATGCTTAAAGCGAATTAGACTTGATCTACCTATTTTACATGAAGACTTCACAACTAATGAAG GTGAAGAAGCAGGAAACAACAGGCTTGATGTTGCCACTGAAGAACTAGATGTATTTTCTGAAATCCAGAATACAAGGGAAGGCTGTAGTTCACCTGTAAATACTAAGCTAACAGAGGAGCAACAGGAGAGAATCGAAAGGAACAGGCAGTTGGCCCTTGAAAGAAGACAAGCGAAAATGCAGCTGGACAGTCAGTCGCAAGAACATG AGCTGCCTGTTACTCAGCCGAGTGAAGAATGCGAAGGTCAGGAGCCAGAAAGTGTGGCCACactagaaacagaaaatgttcCTTTCCAAACTTCTACGAAGATGCAGACTGAGAGTATGGAAGATGACAAATGA